In one Sandaracinaceae bacterium genomic region, the following are encoded:
- a CDS encoding HipA domain-containing protein: MTEPLVVRLSGVEIGELLPDGTLRWVDHWARLAPLNARVLSHSLPFGAAGLPAGPFFGGLLPEGAGLERLAQETRRASNDLVGLLAEVGADVGGSVTIGEPRPPLEPIVIDETEYDRVLERAAGYIRGSTVGGGGSSAAGVQPKVALTWDARAEHWLIGRGSTPSTHLLKPVPNEHAARLRAEAYLNDVAKALGLSTHDARIEQAGERTVLVVERYDRRRTVDGIERIHQEDAAQALGLPWGGNAKYETVNARASLASIARLVGGSALSPRATGRDRLLALTTLNVVAGNTDAHAKNFSVLLPTLADAFGAPGEARLAEAYDIVPQVLFTRGESDPLAMAVNGEFAPGVITVGHLVREAERWGMPRSRATTVVEDALRSIAGAVLTLGQRHGVSAALPVFLLEQTANLRRGDRAWTRPLPPAIALASA; this comes from the coding sequence GTGACTGAGCCGTTGGTCGTGCGCCTCTCCGGGGTGGAGATTGGTGAGCTGCTCCCAGACGGCACCCTCCGCTGGGTGGACCACTGGGCACGGCTCGCGCCTCTGAACGCACGGGTGCTGTCCCACTCGCTGCCCTTTGGCGCCGCGGGCCTCCCGGCCGGCCCCTTCTTCGGCGGGCTCTTGCCGGAAGGAGCCGGCCTCGAGCGCCTCGCGCAGGAGACGCGGCGGGCCTCCAATGACTTGGTCGGACTACTGGCCGAGGTGGGCGCCGACGTCGGCGGCAGCGTCACCATCGGGGAGCCGCGACCCCCCCTCGAGCCCATCGTCATCGACGAAACCGAGTACGACCGCGTCCTCGAGCGCGCCGCGGGCTACATCCGCGGCAGCACCGTGGGTGGCGGCGGGTCCTCCGCTGCGGGGGTTCAGCCAAAGGTCGCGCTCACCTGGGACGCACGCGCCGAGCACTGGCTCATCGGGCGCGGGAGCACGCCGTCCACGCACCTGCTCAAGCCCGTCCCCAATGAGCACGCGGCACGTCTACGCGCGGAGGCCTATCTCAACGACGTGGCCAAGGCGCTCGGGCTCTCCACGCACGACGCTCGCATCGAGCAAGCTGGCGAGCGCACCGTGTTGGTGGTGGAGCGCTACGACCGCCGACGCACGGTCGACGGCATCGAGCGCATCCACCAAGAGGACGCGGCCCAAGCGCTGGGCCTGCCCTGGGGCGGCAACGCCAAGTACGAGACCGTGAACGCGCGCGCCAGCCTGGCTTCCATCGCGCGACTGGTCGGGGGCTCCGCGCTCTCGCCCCGCGCCACTGGGCGCGACCGCCTGCTCGCGCTCACCACGCTCAACGTCGTGGCTGGCAACACCGACGCGCACGCGAAGAACTTCTCCGTGCTGCTGCCCACGCTCGCGGATGCGTTTGGAGCGCCCGGGGAGGCGCGCCTGGCGGAGGCCTACGACATCGTCCCCCAGGTCCTCTTCACACGCGGGGAAAGCGACCCCCTCGCCATGGCGGTGAATGGTGAGTTCGCGCCGGGCGTGATCACGGTGGGGCACCTGGTGCGCGAAGCAGAGCGCTGGGGCATGCCGCGCTCCCGGGCGACGACGGTGGTGGAAGACGCGCTGCGGAGCATCGCAGGCGCCGTTCTGACGCTCGGTCAGCGCCATGGGGTCTCGGCCGCACTCCCCGTGTTCCTCCTCGAGCAGACCGCCAACCTGCGTCGTGGTGACCGCGCTTGGACCAGGCCGCTCCCGCCGGCGATCGCTCTCGCGTCCGCGTAA
- a CDS encoding VOC family protein, producing MGVTFDHVHVYAQDLPHTLDFYMTVLGAEPMGKIPKDNGATGDDAFNHILLLGGQFMAVSAFPPGIAPRTPPEADDGALRVGFGVAHIGLNVANLEALIPAIERAGYVPHSEPRGGDPVRYVYFTGPDGVVFELTQYQVSPQLEPAIKALALFDRAVHAAKRAIGKRLLAAATGR from the coding sequence ATGGGCGTCACGTTCGACCATGTCCATGTCTACGCACAAGACCTGCCGCACACGCTGGATTTCTACATGACTGTCCTCGGGGCGGAGCCCATGGGGAAGATCCCGAAGGACAACGGCGCGACGGGGGACGACGCGTTCAACCACATTCTGCTCCTGGGCGGGCAGTTCATGGCCGTGTCCGCGTTCCCGCCGGGCATCGCGCCGCGCACGCCCCCGGAAGCAGACGACGGGGCGCTCCGAGTGGGCTTCGGCGTGGCGCACATCGGGCTCAACGTGGCGAACCTCGAGGCGCTCATCCCCGCCATCGAGCGCGCGGGCTATGTGCCACACTCCGAGCCGCGCGGTGGCGACCCGGTGCGCTACGTGTACTTCACCGGGCCCGACGGGGTGGTGTTCGAGCTCACGCAGTATCAGGTGAGCCCGCAGCTCGAGCCCGCCATCAAGGCGCTGGCCCTGTTCGACCGGGCGGTGCACGCCGCGAAGCGCGCCATCGGCAAGCGCCTGCTCGCGGCGGCCACGGGGCGGTAG
- a CDS encoding acyl-CoA dehydrogenase family protein: MHLDYTPSQRALRDELRAYLADLITDELIAELDASEGGGPLYHKAIQQLGADNWLGIGWPKEHGGQERGPIEQFIFFDEVQRAGFPVPILTLNTVGPTLLKYGTPEQIAAYAPRILQGKCHFSIGYTEPDSGTDLASLKTTAVRDGDEWVINGQKIWTSLADHADYVWLAARTNPDPAAPPHKSISMFIVPTDAPGFSHTPIHALGENNVHVTYYENVRVPAGNLVDREGGGWKLITSQLNHERVALVGVGPLERILTETLAWAKETPNGQGGTLIDLPFVRSNLARVHAKLDALKLLNWRQAFNIAEDKLGPAEASAIKVYGSELYVECSRLLMEVHGAAGCLHHSSAGAVLRGRLEKFYRMSLVLTFGGGTNEVQRDLIAQFGLHLPAMGRRS, from the coding sequence ATGCACCTCGACTACACCCCCTCTCAACGCGCCCTCCGTGACGAGCTGCGCGCGTATCTGGCCGACCTCATCACGGACGAGCTCATCGCCGAGCTCGACGCGTCCGAAGGCGGTGGCCCGCTCTACCACAAGGCCATCCAGCAGCTGGGCGCCGACAACTGGCTCGGCATCGGCTGGCCCAAGGAGCACGGCGGCCAGGAGCGCGGCCCCATCGAGCAGTTCATCTTCTTCGACGAGGTGCAGCGCGCGGGCTTCCCGGTGCCCATCCTCACGCTCAACACCGTGGGGCCCACGCTGCTGAAGTACGGCACGCCCGAGCAGATCGCCGCGTACGCGCCGCGCATCTTGCAGGGCAAGTGCCACTTCTCCATCGGCTACACCGAGCCGGACTCGGGCACGGACCTGGCGTCGCTCAAGACCACCGCGGTGCGCGACGGCGACGAGTGGGTCATCAACGGACAGAAGATCTGGACCAGCCTGGCCGACCACGCGGACTACGTGTGGCTCGCGGCGCGCACCAACCCGGACCCGGCCGCGCCCCCGCACAAGTCCATCAGCATGTTCATCGTGCCGACCGACGCGCCCGGCTTCAGCCATACGCCCATCCACGCGCTGGGCGAGAACAACGTGCACGTCACCTACTACGAGAACGTGCGCGTGCCCGCCGGCAACCTGGTGGACCGCGAGGGCGGCGGCTGGAAGCTCATCACCAGCCAGCTCAACCACGAGCGCGTGGCGCTGGTGGGCGTGGGTCCGCTCGAGCGCATCCTCACCGAGACCCTCGCGTGGGCCAAGGAGACACCCAACGGCCAGGGCGGCACGCTCATCGACCTGCCCTTCGTGCGCAGTAACCTCGCGCGTGTGCACGCCAAGCTGGACGCGCTGAAGCTGCTCAACTGGCGCCAGGCGTTCAACATCGCCGAGGACAAGCTGGGCCCGGCCGAGGCCTCGGCCATCAAGGTCTACGGTTCGGAGCTGTACGTGGAGTGCTCGCGCCTGCTGATGGAGGTGCACGGGGCCGCGGGCTGCCTGCACCACAGCAGCGCAGGTGCCGTGCTGCGCGGGCGGCTCGAGAAGTTCTACCGCATGAGCCTGGTGCTCACCTTCGGCGGCGGCACCAACGAGGTGCAGCGCGACCTGATCGCCCAGTTCGGGCTCCACCTGCCGGCCATGGGCCGCCGTAGCTGA
- a CDS encoding helix-turn-helix domain-containing protein, producing MEAIIASPADLGRLVRHTRESHGITQRDLAARLGVSQRWLSELEAGKGKHINERYFAVLAALGIHLRATVSSD from the coding sequence ATGGAGGCCATCATCGCGTCCCCAGCCGACCTCGGCCGGCTGGTGCGTCACACCCGCGAGTCCCACGGCATCACCCAACGCGACCTCGCCGCGCGGCTCGGCGTCAGCCAGCGGTGGCTGTCCGAGCTCGAAGCCGGGAAGGGCAAGCACATCAACGAACGCTACTTCGCCGTGCTCGCGGCGCTGGGCATCCACCTGCGGGCCACGGTGTCCAGTGACTGA
- a CDS encoding Rpn family recombination-promoting nuclease/putative transposase, whose translation MSQAPHRRDHRGTLPLVVPPVVHHGARAWSAPTSVHAMVEGLAEHPALRRFVPNLDVLIDDLAAASNAELMGRPPWLPCGARCATC comes from the coding sequence GTGAGCCAAGCTCCGCACCGGCGGGACCACCGGGGGACGCTGCCCCTGGTGGTCCCGCCGGTGGTGCACCACGGCGCCCGCGCTTGGAGCGCGCCTACCTCCGTACATGCCATGGTGGAGGGCCTGGCCGAGCACCCGGCCCTGCGACGCTTCGTGCCCAACCTCGACGTACTGATCGACGACCTCGCCGCTGCCAGCAACGCGGAGCTGATGGGCCGCCCGCCCTGGCTGCCCTGCGGGGCACGTTGCGCAACCTGCTGA
- a CDS encoding acyl-CoA/acyl-ACP dehydrogenase produces the protein MKFQLSEDQQGIADGLKQMLKGLVTDESLKALAKEGAWFHERAWQTLAEAEMLGLAIPEAHGGAGFGMLELCLLLEQVGRTVAPIPALETLVSTALPIAQFGTDAQRARFLPGIAKGELMLTAALVDGGTRDPRSPAATAVRDGAGFKVTGTFTNVAYVAQAARVLLAAKTDVGVLVCLVDPKAAGVAVDTQRGTNTQPLSRLTLEGVSVAADDVLGTEQTGASVLDFAIQRTLVGMAALQYGVAREALIMTARYASERKQFGMPIGMFQAVKQRLADAYIDVGCMEVTMLQAAFKLDAERDAAADILTAKFWAAEGGQRVLFAAQHVHGGMGFDRDYPLFRYFLTGKHLEFTLGGANETVERLGALLAAS, from the coding sequence ATGAAGTTCCAACTGAGTGAAGATCAGCAGGGCATCGCCGACGGCCTGAAGCAGATGTTGAAGGGGCTCGTCACGGACGAGTCGCTCAAGGCGCTGGCCAAGGAGGGCGCGTGGTTCCACGAGCGTGCCTGGCAGACCCTGGCCGAGGCCGAGATGCTGGGCCTGGCCATCCCCGAGGCGCACGGCGGCGCCGGCTTCGGCATGCTGGAGCTGTGCCTGCTGCTCGAGCAGGTGGGCCGCACCGTGGCGCCCATCCCGGCGCTCGAGACGCTGGTGAGCACCGCGCTCCCCATCGCGCAGTTCGGCACGGACGCGCAGCGCGCGCGCTTCCTGCCGGGCATCGCCAAGGGTGAGCTCATGCTGACGGCCGCGTTGGTGGACGGTGGCACGCGTGACCCGCGCTCCCCGGCCGCCACCGCGGTGCGCGATGGGGCCGGCTTCAAGGTGACGGGGACGTTCACCAACGTGGCCTACGTGGCGCAGGCCGCGCGCGTGCTGTTGGCGGCCAAGACCGACGTGGGCGTTTTGGTGTGCCTCGTGGACCCGAAGGCCGCTGGCGTCGCGGTGGACACGCAGCGCGGCACCAACACGCAGCCGCTGTCGCGCCTCACGCTGGAGGGCGTCTCGGTGGCCGCGGACGACGTGCTGGGCACGGAGCAGACGGGCGCGAGCGTGCTCGACTTCGCCATTCAGCGCACGCTGGTGGGCATGGCCGCGCTGCAGTACGGCGTGGCGCGCGAGGCGCTCATCATGACCGCCCGCTATGCCTCGGAGCGCAAGCAGTTCGGCATGCCCATCGGCATGTTCCAGGCGGTGAAGCAGCGCCTGGCCGACGCGTACATCGACGTGGGTTGCATGGAGGTCACCATGCTGCAGGCGGCCTTCAAGCTGGACGCCGAGCGTGACGCGGCGGCCGACATCCTCACCGCCAAGTTCTGGGCAGCCGAGGGCGGCCAGCGCGTGCTCTTCGCCGCGCAGCACGTGCACGGCGGCATGGGCTTCGACCGCGACTACCCGCTCTTCCGCTACTTCCTGACCGGCAAGCACCTCGAGTTCACGCTGGGCGGGGCCAACGAGACCGTCGAGCGCCTGGGCGCGCTGCTGGCAGCGAGCTGA
- a CDS encoding CRTAC1 family protein — protein sequence MPQSATVADAQGFVEVGAASGLTLAQRENVGPRICNAIPYACLVDYTGGVAVGDVDRDGLADIVLSRPDASMLVYRGRPDTTFEDISDDMGLGTIPGASGVVLTDIDGDGALDLVVTTIGDESSRLFLNRYPLPFADQTESEALFDMDTPHASSGFGVAVGDYDRDGVVDLFVSHWGGRFKECGESRSRLYRGERSVAAWLEDVTEAAAPQVLDLQRVTWVSYGAGFADFDEDGWSDLLVTGDFGMSQFFWNEGGSFSRYEPAFGTGRFGMGSTVADFDGDGHLDFFMTGISPDILRTRGHGLYLYRGARTFVDATDDAGVASGGWGWGTAAMDYDHDGDMDIIATTGDNFDGNLNDPMVFYRNNGDGTFTEVAAALGLSDTMPGRGLALIDFDRDGDQDVVVVRNGDTPLLYRNDAGVSLGDYLRVRARGTHGNTEALGARVEVSVEGRTWVSEIGSITHFVGQSERVAHIGLGTSAAARTATVRVRFLGGHEVVLSDVALNQELLVTEPVEDVPDPPAPPPGPAPDCDGNGTPDYCAPDCDESGSPDACDVAEGRAADCNGNGAIDACEISSGLERDCNADAVPDSCEIADDAALDCNLDGWLDSCIAAACGMQDAGTVQDAGVEADAGGHTLDGGVSVPEAGTSPQDAGRAPDAAGGDAGQHDQRVPSSRGAGCAVGRARFEDRAVTAWGACSILLLVARLRRRWTR from the coding sequence GTGCCGCAGAGCGCGACGGTTGCGGATGCGCAGGGGTTTGTGGAGGTCGGCGCAGCGAGCGGCCTCACGTTGGCGCAGCGTGAGAACGTGGGTCCGCGGATCTGCAACGCGATCCCATACGCCTGTTTGGTGGACTACACGGGTGGCGTGGCGGTGGGGGACGTGGATCGTGACGGCCTCGCAGACATCGTCTTGTCGAGGCCGGACGCGTCAATGCTGGTATACCGCGGCCGGCCGGACACCACGTTCGAAGACATCAGCGACGACATGGGGCTCGGGACGATCCCTGGAGCCAGTGGCGTCGTGCTCACGGACATCGACGGGGACGGTGCGCTCGACCTCGTAGTGACCACCATTGGCGACGAGAGCAGTCGACTGTTCCTCAACCGGTACCCGCTCCCTTTCGCCGACCAGACGGAGAGCGAGGCGCTCTTCGACATGGATACGCCGCACGCGAGCAGCGGCTTCGGAGTCGCGGTCGGCGACTATGACCGTGACGGGGTCGTCGACCTGTTCGTGTCCCACTGGGGCGGTCGCTTCAAGGAGTGCGGTGAGTCGCGGTCGCGCTTGTATCGAGGCGAACGTTCTGTCGCAGCTTGGCTCGAGGACGTGACGGAAGCCGCAGCGCCACAGGTATTGGACTTGCAGCGGGTGACGTGGGTGTCCTACGGCGCAGGGTTTGCGGACTTCGACGAAGACGGGTGGTCCGACCTCCTCGTCACGGGCGACTTCGGCATGAGCCAGTTCTTCTGGAACGAAGGGGGGTCGTTCTCGCGCTACGAGCCAGCGTTCGGCACCGGCCGCTTTGGTATGGGATCCACCGTCGCGGACTTCGACGGCGACGGGCATCTCGACTTCTTCATGACTGGCATCTCCCCCGACATCCTGCGGACACGCGGCCACGGCCTCTACCTGTACCGTGGTGCCAGGACGTTCGTCGATGCCACCGACGATGCCGGCGTGGCGAGCGGCGGCTGGGGGTGGGGAACGGCCGCGATGGACTACGACCATGACGGGGACATGGACATCATCGCAACGACGGGCGACAACTTCGACGGGAACCTGAACGACCCCATGGTCTTCTACCGCAACAACGGAGACGGGACATTCACGGAGGTCGCAGCGGCGCTGGGGCTCTCGGACACCATGCCTGGACGCGGTCTCGCGCTGATCGACTTTGACCGCGACGGCGACCAAGACGTAGTCGTCGTGCGCAACGGCGACACCCCGCTGCTGTACCGAAACGACGCTGGGGTGTCACTGGGTGACTACCTGCGAGTGCGCGCGCGCGGTACGCACGGGAATACGGAGGCGCTCGGCGCTCGCGTGGAGGTCAGCGTCGAGGGCCGGACGTGGGTGAGCGAGATTGGGTCGATTACACACTTCGTCGGACAATCCGAGCGGGTGGCCCACATCGGGCTCGGGACAAGCGCCGCCGCGCGCACGGCCACCGTGCGGGTGCGCTTCCTCGGCGGCCACGAGGTTGTCCTGAGCGACGTCGCGCTGAACCAAGAGCTCTTGGTGACGGAGCCGGTCGAGGACGTCCCCGACCCACCCGCGCCACCCCCAGGGCCGGCACCCGACTGCGATGGCAACGGGACACCAGACTACTGCGCGCCTGACTGCGATGAGAGCGGTAGCCCCGATGCCTGTGACGTGGCCGAGGGACGGGCGGCGGATTGCAACGGCAACGGTGCGATCGACGCATGCGAGATCTCGAGTGGTCTGGAACGGGACTGCAACGCAGACGCCGTCCCGGATTCATGTGAAATCGCGGATGACGCAGCGCTTGACTGCAACCTGGATGGTTGGCTGGACAGCTGCATTGCAGCCGCTTGCGGAATGCAGGATGCGGGCACGGTTCAGGACGCTGGGGTCGAAGCAGATGCAGGAGGCCACACCCTCGACGGTGGCGTCTCAGTGCCGGAAGCGGGGACGTCGCCGCAGGACGCGGGACGTGCGCCCGATGCTGCGGGTGGGGACGCGGGGCAACACGACCAACGCGTGCCAAGTAGCCGCGGCGCTGGTTGCGCGGTGGGCCGCGCCCGATTCGAAGACAGGGCTGTCACAGCCTGGGGCGCTTGCAGCATCCTGCTACTCGTCGCGCGTCTGCGGCGTCGCTGGACGCGATAG
- a CDS encoding Rpn family recombination-promoting nuclease/putative transposase produces the protein MAKHDALFKRIFSAPEHAAGELRTMLPGSLVAQLDLDSLEVVEGSFVSKELRLRHTDLLFRVPFREPRHGQRYVYVYVLLEHQSRADPDMPFRILEYVVRIWAKLRADEPRRGTLPLVLPLVVHHGARAWSAPTSVHAMVEGLAEYPELRRFVPNLDLLIDDLAVASNAELMDRPLAPVARVASWLLRDGRDVRAVLAHLEFWAALLTLVAEQHADDFEALLRYILLAGGEQSLEDVRRAILIHVPTAEGPLASAGEQLIQQGREQGLQQGLQQGLQQGSLAALRATLRNLLRARFGSLDAALDARVDAAAGPELEQMLVRVLTAASPAEVLGDG, from the coding sequence ATGGCGAAGCACGACGCGTTGTTCAAGAGGATCTTCTCCGCCCCGGAGCACGCGGCCGGCGAGCTGCGCACCATGCTCCCGGGCTCGCTCGTGGCGCAGCTGGACCTCGACAGCCTGGAGGTGGTCGAGGGCAGCTTCGTGTCGAAGGAGCTGCGCCTGCGGCACACCGACCTGCTGTTCCGGGTGCCCTTCCGCGAGCCTCGTCACGGGCAACGGTACGTGTACGTCTACGTGCTGCTCGAGCACCAGAGCCGCGCCGACCCGGACATGCCCTTCCGCATCCTCGAGTACGTGGTGCGCATCTGGGCCAAGCTCCGCGCCGACGAGCCGCGCCGGGGGACGCTGCCGCTGGTGCTCCCACTGGTGGTGCACCACGGCGCCCGCGCGTGGAGCGCGCCTACCTCCGTACATGCCATGGTGGAGGGCCTGGCCGAGTACCCTGAGCTGCGGCGCTTCGTGCCCAACCTCGACCTGCTCATCGACGACCTCGCCGTGGCCAGCAACGCGGAGCTGATGGACCGGCCGCTGGCGCCCGTAGCCCGCGTGGCCTCTTGGCTGCTGCGCGATGGCCGCGATGTCCGTGCCGTCCTCGCCCACCTGGAGTTCTGGGCCGCGCTGCTCACCCTCGTAGCGGAGCAGCACGCGGATGATTTCGAGGCGCTGCTGCGCTACATATTGCTGGCTGGCGGTGAGCAATCCCTCGAAGATGTCCGCCGCGCCATCCTGATACACGTCCCCACCGCGGAGGGTCCCTTGGCGTCAGCCGGTGAACAACTCATTCAGCAAGGCCGCGAGCAGGGCCTGCAGCAAGGCCTACAGCAGGGCCTACAGCAGGGCTCTCTCGCCGCGCTGCGCGCTACGTTGCGAAACCTCCTGCGCGCGCGCTTTGGATCGCTGGACGCTGCGCTCGATGCGCGTGTCGATGCCGCGGCCGGGCCCGAGCTGGAGCAGATGCTCGTCCGCGTGCTGACCGCCGCGAGTCCCGCGGAGGTCTTGGGCGACGGTTGA
- a CDS encoding Rpn family recombination-promoting nuclease/putative transposase, which translates to MAKHDALFKRIFSAPEHAAGELRTMLPGSLVAQLDLDKLEVVEGSFVSKELRLRHTDLLFRVPFRKPRHGQRYVYVYVLLEHQSRADPDMPFRILEYVVRIWAKLRADEPHRGTLPLVVPLVVHHGARAWSAPRSVHGMVEGLAEHPELRRFVPNLDLLIDDLAVASNAELMGRPLAPVARVASWLLRDGRDVHAVLAHLEFWAALLTVVAEQHPDELEALLRYILLAAGEQSVEDVRRAILIHVPTAEGPLASAGEQLIQQGREQGLQQGLERGSLAALRATLRKQLSARFGSLHVALEARIDAATAPQLDQMLVRVLTATSADEVLGDG; encoded by the coding sequence ATGGCGAAGCACGACGCGCTGTTCAAGAGGATCTTCTCCGCCCCCGAGCACGCGGCCGGCGAGCTGCGCACCATGCTCCCGGGCTCGCTCGTGGCGCAGCTGGACCTCGACAAGCTGGAGGTGGTGGAGGGGAGCTTCGTGTCCAAGGAACTCCGCCTGCGCCACACCGACCTGCTGTTCCGGGTGCCCTTCCGCAAGCCTCGTCACGGGCAACGGTACGTGTACGTCTACGTGCTGCTGGAGCACCAGAGCAGGGCCGACCCGGACATGCCCTTCCGCATCCTCGAGTACGTGGTGCGCATCTGGGCCAAACTCCGCGCCGACGAGCCCCACCGGGGGACGCTGCCCCTCGTGGTCCCGCTGGTGGTCCACCACGGCGCCCGGGCGTGGAGCGCGCCCAGGTCCGTGCACGGCATGGTGGAAGGACTCGCCGAGCACCCTGAACTGCGACGCTTCGTTCCCAACCTCGACCTGCTGATCGACGACCTCGCCGTGGCCAGCAACGCGGAGCTGATGGGCCGCCCGCTCGCACCCGTGGCCCGGGTGGCCTCCTGGCTGCTGCGCGATGGCCGCGACGTTCATGCCGTCCTCGCCCACCTGGAGTTCTGGGCCGCGCTGCTCACCGTCGTGGCGGAACAGCACCCGGATGAACTCGAAGCGCTGCTGCGCTACATTCTGTTGGCGGCGGGCGAGCAATCTGTTGAAGATGTCCGCCGCGCGATCCTGATACACGTCCCCACCGCGGAGGGTCCCTTGGCATCAGCCGGTGAACAACTCATTCAGCAAGGCCGCGAGCAGGGCCTACAGCAGGGCCTCGAGCGGGGCTCTCTGGCCGCGCTGCGCGCCACGTTGCGCAAACAGCTGAGCGCGCGCTTTGGGTCGCTGCACGTAGCGCTCGAAGCACGTATCGACGCCGCGACCGCGCCCCAACTGGACCAGATGCTCGTCCGCGTGCTGACCGCCACGAGCGCAGACGAGGTCCTGGGCGACGGCTGA
- a CDS encoding TM2 domain-containing protein, translating into MNRTASPATSETHSALLGYLLWIFGFLGAHRFYFGKKLTGTLYFFTLGLLGVGWIIDLFLIPGMARKARAKYVDGPVDYDISWLLLTFLGAFGIHRFYRGAWFTGLLYLCTGGLFLLGIVWDFWFLNEQCSERNTELVRPAARPAPRVERPVTF; encoded by the coding sequence ATGAACCGCACCGCCAGCCCCGCGACCTCCGAGACGCACAGCGCGCTGCTCGGCTACCTCTTGTGGATCTTCGGCTTCCTGGGCGCCCACCGCTTCTACTTCGGCAAGAAGCTCACGGGCACGCTCTACTTCTTCACGCTCGGCCTGCTGGGCGTCGGCTGGATCATCGACCTCTTCCTCATCCCCGGAATGGCGCGCAAGGCCCGCGCGAAGTACGTCGACGGACCGGTGGACTACGACATCAGCTGGCTGCTGCTGACCTTCCTCGGCGCGTTCGGCATCCACCGCTTCTACCGCGGCGCGTGGTTCACGGGGTTGTTGTATCTGTGCACGGGGGGCCTCTTCCTGCTGGGCATCGTGTGGGACTTCTGGTTCCTCAACGAGCAGTGCAGCGAGCGCAACACGGAGTTGGTGCGGCCTGCGGCGAGGCCGGCCCCGCGCGTGGAGCGGCCTGTCACGTTTTAG